In a genomic window of Myotis daubentonii chromosome 18, mMyoDau2.1, whole genome shotgun sequence:
- the YOD1 gene encoding ubiquitin thioesterase OTU1 codes for MFGPAKGSHFGVRAEAECPRGGVCHPAAGTKAGPTAVRPMGGLTDTMWRLRCKAKDGTYVLQELSSRTRVRELQGQIAAITGIAPDCQRILVGYPPECLDLSNGDAMLGDLPIQSGDMLIVEEDQARPHASPAFARHGAPCYARETVPVLTRTVVPADNSCLFTSVYYVVEGGVLNPACAPEMRRLIARIVASDPDFYSEAILGKTNQEYCEWIKRDDTWGGAIEISILSKFYQCEICVVDTQTVRIDRFGEDAGYSKRVLLIYDGVHYDPLQRNFPDPDTPPLTIFSSNDDIVLVQALELADEAKRKRQFTDVNRFTLRCMICQKGLTGQAEAREHARETGHTNFGEV; via the exons ATGTTTGGCCCGGCGAAGGGTAGCCATTTTGGAGTCCGCGCGGAGGCTGAGTGCCCCCGCGGCGGCGTCTGCCATCCTGCTGCCGGGACCAAGGCCGGCCCCACGGCTGTCAGGCCCATGGGTGGCCTGACCGACACGATGTGGCGGCTCCGCTGCAAAGCCAAGGACGGCACCTATGTTTTGCAGGAGTTGTCCAGCCGGACGCGGGTGCGGGAGCTCCAGGGCCAAATTGCTGCCATCACGGGGATCGCCCCGGACTGTCAGCGAATCCTCGTGGGATACCCACCCGAGTGCCTGGACCTCAGCAATGGGGACGCCATGCTGGGGGATCTGCCCATCCAGTCAG gcgACATGCTGATCGTTGAAGAAGACCAAGCCAGGCCCCACGCCTCACCTGCGTTCGCCAGACATGGTGCTCCTTGTTATGCCAGGGAAACGGTGCCCGTGCTTACCAGGACGGTGGTCCCAGCAGACAACTCTTGCCTCTTCACCAGTGTGTACTACGTTGTTGAAGGAGGGGTCCTGAACCCAGCCTGCGCCCCTGAGATGAGACGCCTCATAGCACGGATTGTAGCAAGCGACCCAGATTTCTATAGCGAAGCGATCCTGGGGAAAACCAATCAAGAGTACTGTGAATGGATCAAAAGGGATGACACGTGGGGAGGAGCCATTGAAATATCGATTTTGTCTAAATTTTATCAGTGCGAAATTTGTGTGGTGGATACACAGACAGTAAGAATTGACCGTTTTGGGGAAGACGCAGGCTATTCCAAAAGGGTCCTGCTTATATATGATGGCGTCCACTATGACCCGCTTCAGCGTAACTTTCCCGACCCCGACACCCCTCCTCTGACCATTTTCTCCTCTAATGATGATATCGTCCTGGTACAAGCACTGGAATTAGCAGATGAAGCGAAAAGGAAGAGACAGTTTACGGATGTAAACCGCTTCACCCTGAGATGCATGATATGTCAGAAGGGGTTAACTGGACAGGCAGAAGCAAGGGAACATGCCAGAGAGACGGGCCACACCAACTTCGGGGAAGTCTGA